A region of Selenomonadales bacterium 4137-cl DNA encodes the following proteins:
- a CDS encoding chemotaxis protein CheW: MAMNTSSELIREFIEEAKAHIGTVEAGLLRLDEANCDAATLNEIFRAVHSIKGTAGFFELTKIVELSHVMEALFGRLRDDKIQVTAHMVDVLLEATDVLKDLICRAAEQEDRDVSEYVAAVKAFFQKEERRESPAGAGGLSAWDMWNQLTALEESANTEVAGVLPRLAPEPRTEPASPEVMVSAGEGPKRRGEPASESDAKARVALTGETVRVGVELLDDLLNIVGEMVLRRNQLLRIAQNAGKDVAQLDVVAQGIDNLTTSLQEKVMKTRMQPVANVFNKFPRIVRELTRKMDKEVDLVMEGMSVELDRSIIEALVDPITHLVRNALDHGIEPPKSRMAGNKPPAGTLVLHAYQESGRVIIDIRDDGAGIDIEKVKAKAVLKGWITDREAAAMRDTDVLSFIMRPGFSTAEQVTDISGRGVGMDVVKTNIEKLGGKVEIYTEKGAGTTFRLMLPLTLAIIPSFIVEAAGDAFAVPQANVKEFVLIQPGETSDKRIEFIQSSPVLRLRHQLLPLVYLNDVLGTSGGQTGGRQNWGSRFIDEGRTFRILVIKSGSLRYGLVVDAVYDTEEILVKPVPRVIGACGCYSGVTVLGDGRIAMIIDPESIRLEANLSETREAEGESVLPSGGDRGREQQYLLLFKCSGGEMLGIDLAMVARVEEIAASRVQKIGSKEYFTFQGQTIRIIRPEHYLPIARRKRKPPKLYVILPKFVKHTVGIIAEEICDAILTRIQLDESGVSGRGIIGSTLVDDRIVTLLNIYELFEKAAPEYYGLKTATAGKRVLPETGGSPGMKKARILLAEDTPFFARTIKSYLESDGFEVVTAENGREAFEMLSRRTVDVVISDIEMPLMNGLELVRTIRESETLRHLPVIALTSLGGEENREKGLRAGFDVYEFKLDRKRLLDSVHKVLAQKA; the protein is encoded by the coding sequence ATGGCAATGAATACAAGCAGCGAGTTGATACGAGAGTTTATTGAAGAAGCCAAGGCTCATATCGGCACTGTGGAAGCGGGTTTGTTACGCCTGGATGAAGCTAACTGCGACGCCGCCACGCTTAATGAGATATTTCGGGCAGTGCATAGCATCAAAGGAACCGCCGGCTTTTTCGAACTGACCAAGATTGTGGAGCTGTCCCATGTTATGGAAGCGCTCTTTGGCCGGCTGCGCGACGATAAAATCCAGGTGACGGCGCATATGGTCGATGTTTTGCTGGAAGCGACGGATGTGCTTAAGGACCTTATCTGCCGGGCGGCGGAGCAGGAAGACCGCGATGTATCCGAATATGTGGCGGCGGTAAAAGCGTTTTTTCAGAAGGAGGAAAGGCGTGAGAGCCCGGCCGGTGCAGGTGGCCTTTCGGCCTGGGATATGTGGAATCAGCTTACCGCCCTGGAGGAATCGGCAAATACGGAAGTAGCCGGAGTGCTTCCGCGGTTGGCTCCGGAACCCAGGACGGAGCCTGCGTCTCCCGAAGTCATGGTAAGCGCCGGTGAAGGTCCCAAGCGGCGGGGTGAGCCGGCGTCTGAATCGGACGCCAAGGCGAGGGTCGCGCTGACGGGAGAGACCGTGCGGGTGGGCGTGGAGCTGTTGGACGATTTATTGAATATTGTGGGGGAGATGGTTTTACGCCGCAATCAGTTGTTGCGGATAGCCCAAAATGCCGGTAAGGATGTAGCCCAGCTTGACGTTGTGGCTCAGGGCATCGATAATCTGACCACGAGTTTGCAAGAGAAGGTCATGAAGACACGGATGCAGCCTGTGGCAAATGTCTTCAATAAATTTCCCCGGATTGTCCGGGAATTGACCCGCAAGATGGATAAAGAGGTCGATCTGGTAATGGAGGGTATGAGTGTCGAACTAGACCGCTCTATTATTGAGGCTTTGGTCGATCCGATAACCCATCTTGTACGTAATGCTCTGGATCACGGCATCGAGCCGCCGAAGAGCAGGATGGCGGGCAATAAACCGCCTGCGGGTACGCTCGTTCTTCATGCGTATCAGGAAAGCGGACGGGTCATCATCGATATTCGCGACGATGGCGCCGGCATCGATATAGAGAAGGTCAAGGCCAAGGCTGTGCTCAAAGGGTGGATAACCGACCGGGAAGCGGCGGCGATGCGCGACACGGATGTGCTGAGTTTCATTATGCGGCCCGGTTTTTCTACCGCGGAGCAGGTTACCGATATTTCCGGCCGCGGTGTCGGTATGGACGTGGTCAAGACCAATATTGAGAAGTTGGGCGGCAAGGTCGAGATATATACCGAAAAAGGGGCGGGTACCACGTTCCGCTTGATGTTGCCGCTGACGCTCGCCATTATCCCGTCGTTTATCGTTGAGGCGGCCGGCGACGCTTTCGCCGTGCCTCAGGCCAATGTGAAGGAATTTGTTCTCATCCAGCCGGGAGAGACCAGCGATAAGCGGATCGAGTTCATTCAGTCGTCGCCGGTGCTCAGGCTGCGCCATCAGTTGTTGCCGCTGGTGTATTTGAATGATGTTTTGGGGACCTCCGGCGGTCAAACGGGCGGCCGGCAGAACTGGGGCAGTCGATTTATAGACGAGGGGCGGACTTTTCGCATACTGGTGATTAAAAGCGGCAGCCTGCGGTACGGGCTGGTTGTCGATGCCGTTTATGATACGGAGGAAATATTGGTTAAACCGGTCCCAAGGGTAATCGGCGCGTGCGGGTGCTATTCCGGAGTAACCGTCTTGGGCGATGGGCGTATTGCCATGATTATCGACCCTGAAAGCATCCGGCTGGAAGCCAACCTCAGCGAGACCAGGGAGGCCGAAGGAGAGAGCGTGCTGCCGTCGGGCGGCGACCGGGGAAGGGAACAGCAGTATTTGTTGTTGTTCAAATGCTCGGGCGGGGAAATGCTGGGGATCGATCTTGCGATGGTGGCGCGTGTCGAGGAGATAGCAGCTTCCCGCGTTCAGAAAATAGGCTCCAAAGAGTATTTTACGTTTCAGGGACAGACGATCAGAATTATCCGGCCGGAGCACTATTTGCCAATTGCCCGGCGAAAACGCAAGCCTCCCAAGCTGTACGTCATTTTGCCGAAATTCGTTAAACACACGGTCGGCATTATCGCCGAGGAGATTTGCGATGCTATTTTAACGCGGATACAGCTTGACGAAAGCGGGGTTTCCGGGCGGGGCATCATTGGCTCCACCCTGGTGGACGATAGAATCGTTACTCTGCTGAATATTTATGAGCTGTTTGAGAAAGCGGCGCCAGAGTATTACGGCCTGAAAACCGCGACGGCGGGAAAGCGTGTTCTGCCTGAGACCGGAGGTTCGCCAGGGATGAAAAAAGCGCGGATTCTGTTGGCGGAGGATACGCCCTTTTTTGCCAGGACGATAAAGAGCTATTTGGAGAGCGACGGTTTCGAGGTGGTTACGGCGGAAAATGGCCGGGAAGCTTTCGAGATGCTGTCTCGCCGAACGGTGGATGTGGTGATAAGCGATATCGAGATGCCGCTCATGAATGGGCTTGAGTTGGTCCGTACGATCAGGGAGAGTGAAACGCTCAGGCATTTGCCGGTGATTGCCCTGACTTCGCTGGGCGGTGAAGAGAATAGGGAGAAGGGTTTGCGCGCCGGGTTCGATGTTTATGAATTCAAGCTTGATAGAAAAAGGCTGCTTGATAGTGTTCACAAAGTTTTGGCGCAAAAAGCTTAG
- a CDS encoding response regulator, protein MARILIVDDSLVARKVLTNILEGLGHTVVGDAADGGQAFTEYARHRPDVVTMDLAMQGMSGAEATSKIVATFPDARIVVISALEERQVVIDALERGARHFIIKPVSEEKVAAVLENVLRQNFDHRKCCELLKRLKEEDGLPAGGWSNLGKRENQVARVLIVDDSAVARKALREIMTSLGHTVISEAENGAQAFIEYTRHRPDIVTMDLTMQGMCGAEATSKIVATFPDARIIVISAMEERQIVLDALERGARHFIIKPITLDKVSAILNNVLQQKFDQQTHRELVRRLKGCTDSFSPLGASSPEYLPPYQICAENKLILVKVNHNLTMTSCQSLLIELEEYLTGEPRVLFDFGNIQGLAEAVLAELDKLIKRIESNSGTVKAISRQQSLVDAVISREAASSLAMVIRYFAS, encoded by the coding sequence TTGGCGCGGATATTGATTGTCGATGATTCACTTGTGGCGCGGAAGGTTTTGACGAATATTCTTGAGGGGTTGGGCCACACGGTAGTCGGCGACGCGGCGGACGGCGGGCAAGCCTTTACCGAGTATGCCCGTCACCGGCCTGACGTGGTAACGATGGATCTGGCTATGCAAGGGATGAGCGGCGCTGAGGCGACGTCGAAGATTGTCGCCACTTTTCCCGATGCCAGGATTGTCGTAATCAGTGCCCTGGAGGAACGCCAGGTTGTGATCGACGCGTTGGAACGCGGGGCCAGGCATTTTATCATTAAGCCCGTTTCTGAGGAAAAAGTCGCGGCGGTGCTGGAGAATGTCCTTCGCCAGAATTTCGATCACCGGAAATGTTGCGAGCTTTTAAAAAGGCTGAAAGAGGAGGACGGCCTACCGGCCGGCGGCTGGAGCAATTTAGGGAAAAGGGAGAATCAGGTGGCGCGGGTTTTGATAGTCGATGATTCGGCGGTGGCGCGGAAGGCCTTGCGGGAAATTATGACTTCATTGGGGCATACTGTGATAAGCGAGGCGGAGAATGGCGCTCAGGCTTTTATAGAGTATACCAGACACCGGCCGGATATCGTAACGATGGATCTGACCATGCAGGGGATGTGCGGGGCCGAGGCTACATCGAAAATCGTCGCTACTTTTCCCGACGCCCGGATAATTGTAATCAGCGCGATGGAGGAGCGCCAGATCGTGTTGGATGCTTTGGAACGCGGGGCCAGGCATTTTATCATTAAGCCGATTACGCTGGATAAAGTTTCGGCGATCTTGAACAATGTTCTGCAGCAGAAGTTTGACCAGCAAACGCATCGGGAGCTGGTAAGAAGGCTGAAAGGGTGCACCGATTCTTTTTCTCCTCTGGGAGCAAGTTCCCCCGAATATCTGCCGCCTTACCAGATCTGTGCGGAGAACAAGCTGATTCTGGTGAAAGTCAATCATAATCTGACCATGACCAGTTGCCAGTCCCTGTTGATCGAGCTTGAGGAGTATTTGACCGGCGAACCGCGGGTATTATTTGATTTTGGAAACATACAAGGTTTAGCGGAAGCTGTCCTTGCCGAACTCGATAAGTTGATTAAGCGCATTGAAAGCAATTCCGGTACGGTTAAGGCGATATCCCGGCAGCAGTCTTTGGTGGATGCGGTAATTTCAAGGGAGGCGGCTTCTTCATTAGCGATGGTTATCCGTTATTTCGCAAGCTGA